Within the Candidatus Dependentiae bacterium genome, the region ATAGCTCTCTTACTTTTTCTTTTTTTTGTTTAGAGATAACAAATTCGGTTTCTGGTGCGTGTCGTGCTGGCACAACAATCAGTTGTTCAGCAATTTTTTTGCCGTCAAGCACTGCTTCTTGCATGCTCGAGTATTTCCATTCGCCATAGCGGCCGACAGAATGTACCGATTCTTGTGCGAGGCGGTTGTGAATTTTTGGCAAATTCTTTTCGCGCCAGGTGTCGTAAATGACATACGCATGGCTAATCGGGATTATTTTTTGCATGAGGATTTCTGAATCAGCAATGTTGAATAATTTTTTGGTTGCATCAAGTGATGCTTTGAGGGTGCTCGTTACCCATGTTTTCGATTTATTAACATGGGAAAATTCACCATAGAGTGAACTGCAGCCTGGCGGTGTCATGAATTGCGAGCAATTAGATGGGAATCCCATGCGATAAAACGGATAGTGCTTTTCGGGAAAGTAAATCCAATGTTTTTCGGAAAGCTGTGGGCGATTCACCCCAAGATTAAAGTTGATGACTTTATTGCACAGCAACTTATCGGCAGCAGTTGCAAGTGATGTTGAAGATTTTTCCTGCAAGCTGCTCAGTAACTTATCAAGCGGCATGGTGCTAATCAGTTGCTCAAAAGGTTCCACATGGCCATTGGTAAACGATACAGTTTTTGTTTTTAAATCAATGGCACTGACGCAAAAGTTGGTATGAATTGGCTGGGTAAGTTGGTCAGCAATTTTTTGTACCCAGAACAGTATGCCGCCTTTTTTGGGATATAAAAAGCTAGCGTTATACCCAATCAGAGTATCATCGATATCCTGCATTGAGCCTTTAACAATCTGTTGCAACGACGTTTGTGGCACAAAGCGGCCCGTCCAACTGGCGGTAATTTTTTCTAGCGGATGTCCAAAGATTTTGCGTTGGAAGGGAAAAAAGAACTGTTTGCCAAAGCCAGCGCCAAAATTTTGGAGAACCCATTCAGGGAAT harbors:
- a CDS encoding FAD-dependent oxidoreductase — protein: MAKIVIIGAGLTGISAAYHLEQKGFNDYAIFERDNTIGGLCGTIAQDGFTFDFTGHYLHASDPYFRSMIEQLVGMENLNTVIRKSFIYSHDTYTRYPFQVNLFGLSDQVIAECIEGFVLRNRSRKKPQTFPEWVLQNFGAGFGKQFFFPFQRKIFGHPLEKITASWTGRFVPQTSLQQIVKGSMQDIDDTLIGYNASFLYPKKGGILFWVQKIADQLTQPIHTNFCVSAIDLKTKTVSFTNGHVEPFEQLISTMPLDKLLSSLQEKSSTSLATAADKLLCNKVINFNLGVNRPQLSEKHWIYFPEKHYPFYRMGFPSNCSQFMTPPGCSSLYGEFSHVNKSKTWVTSTLKASLDATKKLFNIADSEILMQKIIPISHAYVIYDTWREKNLPKIHNRLAQESVHSVGRYGEWKYSSMQEAVLDGKKIAEQLIVVPARHAPETEFVISKQKKEKVREL